A window of the Dictyostelium discoideum AX4 chromosome 4 chromosome, whole genome shotgun sequence genome harbors these coding sequences:
- the abkD gene encoding ABC1 family protein kinase — MKILKFSLLSKLKHKDFIVTSFRNNIINSIKNNNTNNNGLLKFSNNKYNFLNNNNNNNNNNVNKINNVYYINNNFKNVMENKIKPSSIQFFSSLSNKYNLNSFTTTKPQPCQAKPPSSKQQQQQQQQQQQQQQQQQQQQSKKKTSKDRLRDILKKTVITPQEFLNVLQRFAKNYKKTIASILAAIALIIYSYETPDSYFGSMMNVIVRFYRAMKCATKIMINYKILSYTPEKSSEYLEKSKICHQESADLILDLCLTNGGLYIKAGQYIASLNHILPIQYTKTLSVLQDQAPWRDFYEVESVFLKDLGNAPNHYFSDFDRLPIAAASLAQVHRAITKEGEEVAVKVQYVDLQRNFDGDIFTHNVLLTLVNMAFPDFEFNWMAEEMKNVLIKELDFSQEADNAERAAQDLSSNNNAYIPKVFRPYSSKRILTTEFIHGCKINNVQAIRSMGLSEKTVSQRFMEIMCEQIFIHAFVHVDPHAGNVLVRQHPNHPNQPQIVLLDHGLYREYDEEFRLNFCNLYKNLVLCNNKKVEKYSKALGVQNWKLFSTMILMRNFEGSSVGLSNSISSEELEKLLSGAIERLKDINLLMKAMPRHLLLILRNNNLLRSINMELGSPVNRFSIMARYAAKGLNSNSSKNSGIIRLVKSVEEKVSLEVMLKGYELYYYFVNRILSILIRLHIINPEKLIKDQMKKLG; from the exons atgaaaattttaaaattttcattactaTCAAAACTAAAACATAAAGATTTTATTGTAACATCTTTTAGAaacaatattataaattcaattaaaaataataatactaataataatggcctattaaaattttcaaataataaatacaatttcctaaataataataataataataataataataatgtaaataaaataaataatgtatattatataaataataattttaaaaatgttatggaaaataaaataaaaccatcttcaattcaattcttttcttcactttcaaataaatataatctAAATTCATTCACAACTACCAAACCACAACCATGTCAAGCTaaaccaccatcatcaaaacaacaacaacaacaacaacaacaacaacaacaacaacaacaacaacaacaacaacaacaatcaaaaaaaaaaacaagtaaAGATAGATTAagagatattttaaaaaaaactgtaATTACACCACAAGAGTTTTTAAATGTATTACAAAGATTTGCAAAAA attATAAGAAAACTATAGCAAGTATTTTAGCAGCAATtgcattaataatttattcataTGAAACACCAGATAGTTATTTTGGATCAATGATGAATGTTATTGTTAGATTTTATAGAGCAATGAAATGTGCAACTAAAATTATGATAAATTATAAGATTCTTTCATATACACCAGAAAAGTCATCGGAATATTTAGAGAAATCAAAGATATGTCATCAAGAATCTGCTGATTTAATATTGGATTTATGTTTAACCAATGGTGGACTATATATTAAAGCAGGTCAATATATTGCAAGTTTAAATCATATCTTACCAATTCAATATACTAAAACACTCTCAGTATTACAAGATCAAGCACCATGGCGTGATTTCTACGAAGTTGAAAGTGTTTTCTTAAAGGATTTAGGTAACGCACCAAACCATTATTTCTCTGATTTCGATAGATTACCAATTGCAGCTGCATCATTAGCACAAGTTCATAGAGCAATTACAAAGGAGGGTGAAGAGGTTGCTGTCAAAGTGCAATATGTAGATTTACAGAGAAATTTCGATGGTGACATTTTCACTCACAATGTTTTGTTGACTTTGGTCAATATGGCATTCCCAGATTTTGAATTCAATTGGATGGCTGAGGAAAtgaaaaatgttttaataaaagagTTGGATTTCTCTCAAGAGGCTGATAATGCTGAACGTGCCGCTCAAGATCTCTCTTCAAATAACAATGCCTACATTCCAAAAGTGTTTAGACCCTATTCTTCAAAGAGAATTCTAACGACAGAGTTTATTCATGGttgtaaaatcaataatGTTCAAGCCATAAGATCAATGGGTTTAAGTGAGAAAACTGTCTCTCAAAGATTCATGGAGATTATGTGTGAACAAATTTTCATACATGCCTTTGTTCATGTGGATCCTCATGCTGGTAACGTTTTAGTTAGACAACATCCAAACCACCCAAATCAACCACAAATAGTATTATTGGATCATGGCCTATATAGAGAGTACGATGAAGAATTTAGATTGAATTTCTGTAACCTCTACAAGAATTTAGTATTGTGtaacaataaaaaagttgaaaaataTAGTAAAGCATTGGGTGTACAAAATTGGAAACTTTTCTCAACAATGATTCTAATGCGTAATTTCGAAGGTTCTTCAGTTggtttatcaaattcaatatcatcagAAGAATTGGAGAAACTATTATCAGGTGCAATTGAAAGACTTAAAGATATCAATCTCTTAATGAAAGCAATGCCAAGACATTTACTATTAATCTTAAGAAATAATAACCTTTTAAGATCAATCAATATGGAACTTGGTAGTCCAGTTAATAGATTTTCAATTATGGCTCGTTATGCTGCCAAAGGTTTAAATAGTAATTCTTCAAAAAATAGTGGTATCATTAGATTAGTAAAAAGTGTTGAAGAGAAAGTATCATTAGAAGTAATGTTAAAAGGTTATGAattatactattattttgttaatagaattttatcaattttaataagaTTACATATAATTAATcctgaaaaattaattaaagatcaaatgaaaaaattaggttag
- a CDS encoding SCP-like extracellular domain-containing protein, giving the protein MKISFKNLIFISFLIIKVSSYGEPNLRGNPNWFERSNHVLVNSVRIAPKEYQNRYTQFGNQDVLSPSIYPSVPPLFFEFSLGASALAHARDMSINNCFSHESCDGTDSDTRINEYYHCDEIHGENIAAGYDSPLITNNQWVCDDGTNDPYSNPTCAQDASGSDGHRANIMNPNFKAIGVGFSFTSDSTYHSYWTQDFGAQPCFNITNQPIHSGSHLFLNQNKLTFMVDWYDQVEPTVAYVVISGKPNKLNLEMGSKSKGIYSLSVPIENQKSNDDDNKKSKTQQASDFAKKLLHLDSCRDYYFYFEKSIITNTTNSTVQVTDKGNVTLTSYSFSKSTEIFRYPHFGYLTTFGEGNCKRSYSINGTEYNPYNNFNSTTGMHSSTSSWSSTSSTSSWSSTSSTSSWSSTSSTSSSPSTVPPTNNNGGNSNNSEQPSSTTTTTTTSSTIGTTMEPTTSTTTSTTTSTTIEPTTSSTTTSTTTSTTGSSSSSLSSSSSDKFDSFESSIEIFNSNHKFIGCFNDDISHDLPFNEIFSINMTNDKCESYCTKNGYKYAGTELGTQCYCGNSYGHYGKANKESDCNFKCGGDKSKICGGNDKISVYKTSYNGCFSYEPLIGHFSISASSPNMTVEGCRAHCFKNHYLIAGLSRGNLCFCGNDTIFEQQPQTENPSRPKSIPTCNSKCTGSNKENCGGVNEISIYSTENISNLLVPDNLKDTSSLLNQNQQQQQQEQEQEQNNSQPLLLISLKSYILIIIITIFVSLI; this is encoded by the coding sequence atgaaaataagttttaaaaatttaatttttatttcatttttaataataaaagtttcATCATATGGTGAACCAAATTTAAGAGGTAATCCAAATTGGTTTGAAAGAAGTAATCATGTATTAGTTAATTCAGTTAGAATTGCACCAAAGGAATACCAAAATAGATATACACAATTTGGAAATCAAGATGTATTATCTCCATCAATTTATCCATCAGTGCCACCATTAttctttgaattttcattagGAGCATCAGCATTGGCTCATGCAAGAGATATGTCAataaacaattgtttttcaCATGAATCATGTGATGGAACAGATTCCGATACCAGAATCAATGAATACTATCATTGTGATGAAATCCATGGTGAAAACATTGCAGCAGGTTATGATTCACCATTGATCACCAATAATCAATGGGTTTGTGATGATGGCACCAATGACCCATACTCAAATCCAACATGTGCTCAAGATGCTTCAGGTTCCGATGGTCATAGAGCAAATATTATGAATCCAAATTTCAAGGCAATAGGTGTTGGTTTCTCTTTTACCTCTGATAGCACCTACCATTCCTACTGGACTCAAGATTTTGGCGCTCAACCATGTTTTAACATTACCAATCAACCAATTCATTCGGGTTCTCATTTATTCttaaatcaaaacaaattaaCTTTTATGGTCGATTGGTATGATCAAGTTGAACCAACCGTTGCTTACGTTGTAATTAGTGGTAAACctaataaattgaatttagaAATGggttcaaaatcaaaaggtATTTATAGTTTATCAGTCCCAATCGAgaatcaaaaatcaaatgatgatgataataaaaaatcaaaaactcaACAGGCTTCTGATTTtgcaaagaaattattacatTTAGATTCCTGTAgagattattatttctattttgaaaaatcaatcattacaaatacaacaaattcaacagtTCAAGTAACTGATAAAGGTAATGTCACACTCACTTCctattcattttcaaaatcaactgAAATCTTTAGATATCCACATTTTGGTTATTTAACTACTTTTGGTGAAGGTAATTGTAAAAGATCTTATTCAATCAATGGTACTGAATATAATccttataataattttaattctacaACTGGAATGCATTCTTCAACTTCATCTTGGTCATCAACTTCTTCAACTTCTTCGTGGTCTTCAACTTCTTCAACTTCATCATGGTCTTCAACTTCTTCAACCTCTTCATCTCCTTCTACTGTTCcaccaacaaataataatggtggaaatagtaataattctGAACAACcatcttcaacaacaacaactactactacatcTTCTACAATAGGTACAACAATGGAaccaacaacttcaacaacaacatcaacaacaacttctaCAACTATTGAACCAActacatcatcaacaacaacatcaacaacaacttctaCAACtggatcatcatcatcatcattatcatcatcatcatcagataaatttgattcatttgaatcatcaattgaaatatttaatagtAACCATAAATTTATTGGATGCTTCAATGATGATATTTCTCATGATTTaccatttaatgaaattttttcaataaatatgACAAATGATAAATGTGAATCTTATTGTACAAAGAATGGATATAAATATGCTGGAACAGAGTTAGGAACACAATGCTATTGTGGTAATTCATATGGTCACTATGGTAAAGCTAATAAAGAATCtgattgtaattttaaatgtgGTGGTGATAAATCTAAAATCTGTGGTGGTAATGATAAAATCTCTGTTTATAAAACAAGTTATAATGGTTGTTTCTCATATGAACCATTGATTGGTCATTTCTCAATCTCTGCAAGTAGTCCAAATATGACAGTTGAGGGATGTAGAGCtcattgttttaaaaatcattatttaattgctGGTTTATCACGTGGTAATCTTTGTTTCTGTGGAAATGATACAATTTTTGAGCAACAACCACAAACCGAAAATCCCTCAAGACCAAAATCAATTCCAACTTGTAATTCCAAATGTACAGGttcaaataaagaaaattgtGGTGGtgtaaatgaaatttcaatctATTCAActgaaaatatttcaaatcttTTGGTACCTGATAATTTAAAGGATACatcttctttattaaatcaaaatcaacaacaacaacaacaagaacaagaacaagaacaaaataattcacaaccattattattaatatcattaaaatcatatatattaataataataataacaatatttgtatcattaatttag